In the genome of Lynx canadensis isolate LIC74 chromosome X, mLynCan4.pri.v2, whole genome shotgun sequence, one region contains:
- the ATP2B3 gene encoding plasma membrane calcium-transporting ATPase 3 isoform X6 translates to MGDMANSSIEFHPKPQQQREAPHAGGFGCTLAELRSLMELRGAEALQKVQEAYGDVSGLCRRLKTSPTEGLANNANDLEKRRQIYGQNFIPPKQPKTFLQLVWEALQDVTLIILEVAAIVSLGLSFYAPPGEESEACGNVSAGAEDEGEAEAGWIEGAAILLSVTCVVLVTAFNDWSKERQFRGLQSRIEQEQRFSVIRDGQLLQVPVAALVVGDIAQVKYGDLLPADGVLIQGNDLKIDESSLTGESDHVRKSADKDPMLLSGTHVMEGSGRMVVTAVGVNSQTGIIFTLLGAGGEEEEKKDKKAKKQDGAVAMEMQPLKSAEGGETEEREKKKASVPKKEKSVLQGKLTKLAVQIGKAGLVMSAITVIILVLYFVIETFVVDGRVWLAECTPVYVQYFVKFFIIGVTVLVVAVPEGLPLAVTISLAYSVKKMMRDNNLVRHLDACETMGNATAICSDKTGTLTTNRMTVVQSYLGDTHYKEVPAPSTLTPRILDLLVHAISINSAYTTKILPPEKEGALPRQVGNKTECALLGFVLDLKRDFQPVREQIPEDKLYKVYTFNSVRKSMSTVIRMPDGGFRLFSKGASEILLKKCTNILNSNGEPRGFRPRDRDDMVKKIIEPMACDGLRTICIAYRDFSAAQEPDWDNENEVVGDLTCIAVVGIEDPVRPEVPEAIRKCQRAGITVRMVTGDNINTARAIAAKCGIIQPGEDFLCLEGKEFNRRIRNEKGEIEQERLDKVWPKLRVLARSSPTDKHTLVKGIIDSSTGEQRQVVAVTGDGTNDGPALKKADVGFAMGIAGTDVAKEASDIILTDDNFTSIVKAVMWGRNVYDSISKFLQFQLTVNVVAVIVAFTGACITQDSPLKAVQMLWVNLIMDTFASLALATEPPTESLLLRKPYGRDKPLISRTMMKNILGHAVYQLTIIFTLLFVGELFFDIDSGRNAPLHSPPSEHYTIIFNTFVMMQLFNEINARKIHGERNVFHGIFSNPIFCTIVLGTFAIQIVIVQFGGKPFSCCPLSTEQWLWCLFVGVGELVWGQVIATIPTSQLKCLKEAGHGPGKDEMTDEELAEGEEEIDHAERELRRGQILWFRGLNRIQTQMEVVSTFKRSGSFQGAVRRRSSVLSQLHDVTNLSTPTHVILSAANPTSAAGNPGGESVP, encoded by the exons ATGGGCGACATGGCCAACAGTTCCATCGAGTTTCACCCCAAGCCCCAGCAGCAGCGGGAGGCCCCCCATGCGGGCGGCTTTGGGTGCACACTGGCTGAGTTGCGTTCCCTCATGGAGCTCCGAGGGGCTGAGGCGCTGCAGAAGGTCCAGGAAGCCTACGGGGACGTCAGTGGGCTTTGCAGGAGGCTGAAGACCTCGCCCACAGAGG GCCTGGCCAACAATGCCAATGACTTGGAAAAGCGCAGGCAGATCTATGGGCAGAACTTCATCCCTCCCAAGCAGCCCAAGACCTTCCTGCAACTGGTGTGGGAGGCCCTGCAGGATGTGACGCTAATCATCCTGGAGGTAGCCGCCATCGTCTCCCTGGGCCTTTCATTCTATGCACCGCCCGGAGAGGAGAGcgaag CATGCGGGAACGTGTCAGCTGGGGCAGAAGACGAAGGGGAGGCCGAGGCAGGCTGGATCGAGGGAGCCGCCATCCTGTTGTCGGTCACCTGCGTGGTGCTGGTCACGGCCTTCAATGACTGGAGCAAGGAGAGGCAGTTCCGGGGCCTGCAGAGCCGCATCGAACAGGAACAGAGGTTCTCCGTCATCCGGGACGGCCAGCTGCTGCAGGTTCCGGTGGCCGCACTGGTGGTGGGCGACATTGCACAGGTCAAGTACG GAGACCTGCTACCTGCTGATGGCGTGCTCATCCAAGGCAATGACCTCAAGATCGATGAGAGCTCCCTGACAGGCGAGTCGGACCACGTGCGCAAATCAGCTGACAAAGACCCCATGCTGCTCTCAG GTACCCATGtcatggaaggttctggaagaaTGGTGGTGACTGCTGTTGGTGTCAACTCCCAGACAGGAATCATCTTTACCTTGCTTGGAgctggtggggaggaagaggagaagaaggataAGAAAG CCAAGAAGCAGGACGGGGCAGTTGCCATGGAAATGCAGCCCCTGAAGAGTGCGGagggtggggagactgaggaaCGGGAGAAGAAGAAAGCCAGCGTGCCCAAGAAGGAGAAGTCGGTCCTGCAGGGCAAGCTCACCAAACTGGCCGTGCAGATCGGGAAAGCAG GGCTGGTGATGTCTGCCATCACCGTCATCATCCTGGTCCTCTACTTTGTGATTGAGACCTTCGTCGTGGACGGCCGGGTGTGGCTGGCGGAGTGCACGCCCGTCTACGTGCAGTACTTTGTGAAGTTCTTCATCATCGGTGTCACTGTACTGGTTGTGGCCGTCCCGGAGGGCCTGCCTCTTGCCGTCACCATCTCCTTAGCCTACTCTGTCAAG aaaatgatgAGGGACAACAACCTGGTCCGCCACCTGGACGCCTGCGAGACCATGGGCAATGCCACAGCCATCTGCTCAGACAAGACGGGCACGCTCACCACCAACCGTATGACCGTGGTCCAGTCCTACCTCGGGGACACCCACTACAAAGAGGTTCCGGCCCCCAGCACCCTGACCCCCAGGATCCTCGACCTCCTGGTCCACGCCATCTCCATCAACAGTGCCTACACCACCAAAATACTA CCTCCAGAGAAGGAAGGCGCTCTCCCACGCCAAGTGGGCAACAAGACGGAGTGTGCTCTGCTGGGCTTTGTCCTGGACCTGAAGCGGGACTTCCAGCCTGTGCGGGAGCAGATTCCGGAAGATAAGCTTTACAAAGTGTACACCTTCAACTCGGTCCGCAAGTCCATGAGCACAGTCATCCGCATGCCTGACGGCGGCTTCCGCCTCTTCAGCAAGGGCGCCTCGGAGATCCTGCTGAAAAA GTGCACCAACATCTTAAACAGCAACGGGGAGCCGCGCGGCTTCCGCCCTCGGGACCGGGACGACATGGTGAAGAAGATCATTGAGCCCATGGCTTGCGATGGCCTCCGCACCATATGTATTGCCTACCGGGACTTTTCTGCAGCTCAGGAGCCCGACTGGGACAATGAGAACGAGGTTGTGGGCGACCTCACCTGCATAGCCGTCGTGGGCATCGAGGACCCCGTGCGGCCCGAG GTTCCCGAAGCTATCCGCAAATGCCAGCGGGCCGGCATCACAGTCCGCATGGTGACCGGGGACAACATCAACACGGCCCGGGCCATCGCGGCCAAGTGTGGCATCATCCAGCCCGGGGAGGACTTCTTGTGCCTGGAGGGAAAGGAGTTCAACCGGCGGATCCGCAACGAGAAAGGCGAG ATAGAACAGGAGCGTCTGGACAAGGTGTGGCCCAAGCTGAGGGTCCTCGCCCGATCGTCTCCCACCGACAAGCACACTCTGGTCAAAG GGATCATCGACAGCAGCACCGGCGAGCAGCGGCAGGTGGTGGCCGTGACCGGGGACGGCACCAACGACGGGCCAGCCCTCAAAAAGGCAGATGTGGGCTTTGCCATG GGCATTGCGGGGACTGATGTGGCCAAGGAGGCCTCAGACATCATCCTGACCGATGACAACTTCACCAGCATCGTCAAGGCGGTCATGTGGGGCCGGAATGTCTACGACAGCATCTCCAAGTTCCTGCAGTTCCAGCTGACAGTCAACGTGGTGGCCGTGATCGTGGCCTTCACGGGGGCCTGCATTACTCAG GACTCTCCTCTCAAAGCTGTGCAGATGTTGTGGGTGAATTTGATCATGGACACATTTGCCTCTCTGGCCCTGGCGACAGAGCCACCCACTGAGTCACTGCTGCTACGGAAACCATACGGCCGGGACAAGCCCCTGATCTCCCGCACCATGATGAAGAACATCCTGGGCCACGCGGTCTACCAGCTCACCATCATCTTCACGCTGCTGTTCGTTG GGGAGCTCTTCTTCGACATCGACAGCGGGAGGAACGCACCCCTGCACTCTCCACCGTCAGAGCACTACACCATCATCTTCAACACCTTCGTCATGATGCAGCTTTTCAACGAGATCAACGCCCGCAAGATTCACGGCGAACGAAACGTCTTCCACGGCATCTTCAGCAACCCCATCTTCTGTACCATCGTCCTGGGCACCTTTGCAATTCAg ATTGTCATCGTCCAGTTCGGCGGAAAGCCCTTCAGCTGCTGCCCCCTGTCCACGGAGCAGTGGCTCTGGTGCCTGTTCGTTGGCGTTGGGGAGCTGGTCTGGGGACAG GTCATCGCCACCATCCCCACCAGCCAGCTCAAGTGCCTGAAGGAAGCAGGGCACGGGCCGGGAAAGGATGAGATGACCGACGAGGAGCTGGCCGAGGGGGAGGAAGAGATCGACCATGCCGAGCGGGAGCTCCGCAGAGGCCAGATCCTCTGGTTCCGGGGCCTCAATCGGATTCAGACGCAG ATGGAGGTAGTGAGTACCTTCAAGAGAAGCGGTTCATTTCAGGGTGCTGTGCGCCGGCGGTCTTCAGTCCTCAGCCAGCTCCATGACGTAACCAATCTTTCTACCCCTACTCACGTAATTCTCTCTGCTGCCAATCCCACCAGTGCCGCTGGGA